In Salmo trutta chromosome 16, fSalTru1.1, whole genome shotgun sequence, a genomic segment contains:
- the LOC115149859 gene encoding myosin regulatory light chain 2, ventricular/cardiac muscle isoform-like — translation MAFTIMDHNRDGFIDKNDLRDTFAALGRLNVKQEEIDEMLKDASGPVNFTVFLTMFEEKLKGADPEETILNALKVFDPEGKGVLRKDSVTEMLTTQVDRFSPEEMEQMFAAFPPDVAGNLDYKNLIHIITHGEEKDPE, via the exons ATG GCATTCACCATCATGGACCACAACCGAGATGGATTCATTGACAAAAACGACTTGAGGGACACCTTTGCTGCACTGG GCCGTCTCAACGTGAAGCAAGAGGAGATAGATGAGATGCTGAAAGATGCGTCGGGCCCAGTCAACTTCACCGTCTTCCTCACCATGTTTGAAGAGAAGCTAAAAG GCGCTGATCCAGAGGAAACTATCCTCAACGCATTGAAAGTATTTGATCCTGAAGGAAAAGGGGTCCTGAGGAAGGACTC TGTGACCGAGATGCTGACGACACAGGTGGACAGATTTTCTCCTGAAGAG ATGGAGCAAATGTTTGCAGCCTTCCCACCAGACGTGGCAGGAAATCTAGACTACAAAAACCTTATCCACATCATCACACACGGAGAAGAGAAGGACCCGGAGTAA
- the LOC115149860 gene encoding coiled-coil domain-containing protein 63 isoform X2 gives MPPKNPKKTDNLHEQHQRLLVDNDSYLVAIRKQKEHLASLDTKEMQTKLLQRKKEMGGRICSLKRPLHQRKHIRIMEDRVNQATKSFDKLLCSNQALRDEIDHLRRQRCSFALMYQRLSRELLSQHNVMEDLMEKSVLAYDQRSEALARMLAVRERSKKDTSLCHTEMTELKRVIDHEIKLRSFMVQKSKESVPIGEDEEAKKRRAEQAQRERMGGESLETYQAVHRLLVEVSGDSDLRQLGRTFVENEEKSFAYFNYINELNNNSTMLKDRINKLRTEILRFELENKHYDQQWQGQLKELERELEQRRGLVNNLESQYTVVLKFLDQHKTAIAHLFNKMKCNPTSIIGKLGCSAQVTDDNVTQFIGILEEEMHQLLMFLSQCSYKEAEEMELPPQNLLLVSYSLLPAVTPSATEAPSFDDSTTEALLGLGSEQPLDFQTLRERVLPRVMHTEQGKVPKAPSAPLRGKKKVGFNPKSA, from the exons ATGCCCCCCAAAAATCCGAAAAAGACTGACAACCTTCATGAGCAACACCAGCGACTCCTTGTGGATAATGACAGTTACCTGGTTGCCATCCGAAAACAGAAGGAACACCTTGCCAGTCTGGACACCAAG GAGATGCAGACCAAGCTGTTGCAGAGGAAGAAGGAGATGGGTGGTAGGATCTGCAGCCTGAAGAGACCTCTTCATCAGAGGAAGCACATCCGCATCATGGAGGACCGTgtcaaccag GCCACTAAAAGCTTTGACAAGTTGCTATGCAGCAACCAGGCATTGCGTGATGAGATTGACCACCTGCGGCGCCAGAGGTGCTCCTTCGCCCTTATGTACCAGCGTCTGAGCAGAGAGCTACTGTCCCAGCACAATGTCATGGAAGACCTCATGGAGAAGTCTGTCCTTGCCTACGACCAGCG GTCCGAGGCCCTGGCCCGTATGCTAGCTGTGAGGGAGCGTAGCAAGAAGGACACGTCTCTCTGCCACACTGAGATGACTGAGCTGAAGAGGGTCATCGACCACGAGATCAAACTCCGCAGCTTCATGGTCCAAAAGTCCAAGGAGAGCGTCCCCATAGGCGAGGACGAAGAGGCCAAAAAGAGAA GGGCCGAGCAGGCTCAGCGTGAGCGAATGGGAGGAGAGAGTCTGGAAACCTACCAGGCGGTGCACCGGCTGCTCGTGGAGGTGAGCGGCGACAGTGACCTGCGTCAGCTTGGCAGGACATTTGTGGAGAACGAGGAGAAGAGCTTTGCTTACTTCAACTACATCAACGAGCTGAACAACAATAGCACCATGCTGAAGGACCGCATCAAcaagctcagg ACTGAGATCCTGCGCTTTGAGCTGGAGAACAAGCACTATGATCAACAGTGGCAGGGCCAGCTCAAGGAACTGGAG AGAGAGCTGGAGCAGCGTCGTGGCCTGGTCAATAATTTGGAGAGCCAGTACACTGTGGTTCTGAAGTTTTTGGACCAGCATAAGACGGCCATCGCCCACCTGTTTAACAAGATGAAGTGTAACCCTACTTCTATCATTGGCAAGCTGGGCTGCAGCGCTCAGGTCACTGATGACAACGTCACCCAGTTTATCG GTATCCTGGAGGAGGAGATGCACCAGCTGTTGATGTTCCTGTCCCAGTGCAGCTACAAGGAGGCCGAGGAGATGGAGCTGCCCCCTCAGAACCTCCTGCTGGTCAGCTACAGCCTGCTGCCTGCCGTGACCCCCTCTGCTACAGAGGCACCCTCCTTCGACGACAGCACCACTGAAGCACTACTGGGCCTGG GCAGCGAGCAGCCTCTGGACTTCCAGACCCTGCGTGAGCGGGTGCTTCCCCGGGTGATGCATACTGAGCAGGGTAAGGTGCCCAAGGCCCCATCCGCCCCcctaagaggaaagaagaaggtGGGCTTCAACCCCAAGTCTGCCTGA
- the LOC115149860 gene encoding coiled-coil domain-containing protein 63 isoform X1: MPPKNPKKTDNLHEQHQRLLVDNDSYLVAIRKQKEHLASLDTKMKEMQTKLLQRKKEMGGRICSLKRPLHQRKHIRIMEDRVNQATKSFDKLLCSNQALRDEIDHLRRQRCSFALMYQRLSRELLSQHNVMEDLMEKSVLAYDQRSEALARMLAVRERSKKDTSLCHTEMTELKRVIDHEIKLRSFMVQKSKESVPIGEDEEAKKRRAEQAQRERMGGESLETYQAVHRLLVEVSGDSDLRQLGRTFVENEEKSFAYFNYINELNNNSTMLKDRINKLRTEILRFELENKHYDQQWQGQLKELERELEQRRGLVNNLESQYTVVLKFLDQHKTAIAHLFNKMKCNPTSIIGKLGCSAQVTDDNVTQFIGILEEEMHQLLMFLSQCSYKEAEEMELPPQNLLLVSYSLLPAVTPSATEAPSFDDSTTEALLGLGSEQPLDFQTLRERVLPRVMHTEQGKVPKAPSAPLRGKKKVGFNPKSA, from the exons ATGCCCCCCAAAAATCCGAAAAAGACTGACAACCTTCATGAGCAACACCAGCGACTCCTTGTGGATAATGACAGTTACCTGGTTGCCATCCGAAAACAGAAGGAACACCTTGCCAGTCTGGACACCAAG ATGAAGGAGATGCAGACCAAGCTGTTGCAGAGGAAGAAGGAGATGGGTGGTAGGATCTGCAGCCTGAAGAGACCTCTTCATCAGAGGAAGCACATCCGCATCATGGAGGACCGTgtcaaccag GCCACTAAAAGCTTTGACAAGTTGCTATGCAGCAACCAGGCATTGCGTGATGAGATTGACCACCTGCGGCGCCAGAGGTGCTCCTTCGCCCTTATGTACCAGCGTCTGAGCAGAGAGCTACTGTCCCAGCACAATGTCATGGAAGACCTCATGGAGAAGTCTGTCCTTGCCTACGACCAGCG GTCCGAGGCCCTGGCCCGTATGCTAGCTGTGAGGGAGCGTAGCAAGAAGGACACGTCTCTCTGCCACACTGAGATGACTGAGCTGAAGAGGGTCATCGACCACGAGATCAAACTCCGCAGCTTCATGGTCCAAAAGTCCAAGGAGAGCGTCCCCATAGGCGAGGACGAAGAGGCCAAAAAGAGAA GGGCCGAGCAGGCTCAGCGTGAGCGAATGGGAGGAGAGAGTCTGGAAACCTACCAGGCGGTGCACCGGCTGCTCGTGGAGGTGAGCGGCGACAGTGACCTGCGTCAGCTTGGCAGGACATTTGTGGAGAACGAGGAGAAGAGCTTTGCTTACTTCAACTACATCAACGAGCTGAACAACAATAGCACCATGCTGAAGGACCGCATCAAcaagctcagg ACTGAGATCCTGCGCTTTGAGCTGGAGAACAAGCACTATGATCAACAGTGGCAGGGCCAGCTCAAGGAACTGGAG AGAGAGCTGGAGCAGCGTCGTGGCCTGGTCAATAATTTGGAGAGCCAGTACACTGTGGTTCTGAAGTTTTTGGACCAGCATAAGACGGCCATCGCCCACCTGTTTAACAAGATGAAGTGTAACCCTACTTCTATCATTGGCAAGCTGGGCTGCAGCGCTCAGGTCACTGATGACAACGTCACCCAGTTTATCG GTATCCTGGAGGAGGAGATGCACCAGCTGTTGATGTTCCTGTCCCAGTGCAGCTACAAGGAGGCCGAGGAGATGGAGCTGCCCCCTCAGAACCTCCTGCTGGTCAGCTACAGCCTGCTGCCTGCCGTGACCCCCTCTGCTACAGAGGCACCCTCCTTCGACGACAGCACCACTGAAGCACTACTGGGCCTGG GCAGCGAGCAGCCTCTGGACTTCCAGACCCTGCGTGAGCGGGTGCTTCCCCGGGTGATGCATACTGAGCAGGGTAAGGTGCCCAAGGCCCCATCCGCCCCcctaagaggaaagaagaaggtGGGCTTCAACCCCAAGTCTGCCTGA